A window of the Jeotgalibacillus aurantiacus genome harbors these coding sequences:
- a CDS encoding diacylglycerol/lipid kinase family protein codes for MKKAMLILNPSSGKEEALKHKESVLNTLKEMGYEVTLKETEKEYDATVFAEQACHEQYDAVVSMGGDGTLNETITGLANQEYQPTLGIIPLGTVNDFARALNIPMDPEQAIEQLKTAHPKRVDIGKINDKYFMNIIALGGIAEATFGVSVEQKTKLGPLAYMIEGFKTIREKEPFDMVLTHDDQKWEGNALLFLMALTNSVGGFEKLAPDAEVNDGKLHCFIIKDVPLYKLVAIMTSLLKGTLEEDENVEYFTAGEVHVDSEKDLISNVDGDEGAHVPLTVKVLKSHIPVFCPAESE; via the coding sequence ATGAAAAAGGCGATGCTTATTTTAAATCCTTCATCTGGTAAAGAAGAGGCGTTAAAGCACAAAGAATCTGTATTAAACACATTAAAAGAAATGGGCTATGAAGTCACCTTAAAAGAAACGGAAAAAGAATATGATGCAACAGTATTTGCTGAGCAGGCATGCCATGAACAATATGATGCGGTTGTCTCCATGGGAGGCGACGGTACGTTAAATGAAACCATTACAGGTCTTGCCAATCAGGAATATCAGCCGACACTTGGGATTATTCCTCTGGGAACGGTGAATGACTTTGCCCGGGCGCTGAACATACCAATGGATCCGGAGCAGGCGATTGAGCAATTAAAAACAGCTCATCCAAAAAGAGTTGATATTGGTAAGATCAATGATAAATATTTTATGAATATCATTGCACTTGGAGGGATTGCAGAAGCAACCTTCGGCGTGTCGGTTGAGCAGAAAACGAAGCTTGGTCCACTGGCTTATATGATAGAAGGGTTTAAAACGATCAGGGAAAAAGAGCCCTTTGACATGGTTCTTACCCATGATGATCAAAAATGGGAAGGAAACGCGCTTCTTTTCCTTATGGCACTGACGAACTCGGTTGGAGGTTTTGAAAAGCTTGCCCCTGATGCCGAAGTAAACGATGGAAAGCTTCATTGTTTTATCATTAAAGATGTTCCGCTTTACAAGCTTGTAGCCATTATGACCTCCCTGTTGAAAGGAACGCTTGAAGAGGATGAGAACGTCGAATACTTTACAGCGGGAGAAGTGCACGTTGATTCAGAGAAAGACCTGATCTCTAACGTTGATGGTGACGAAGGTGCACACGTTCCGCTGACAGTTAAAGTATTAAAAAGCCATATCCCGGTTTTCTGTCCTGCTGAGTCGGAATGA
- a CDS encoding DUF4870 domain-containing protein, translating to MNRVSDERLVAGLMYFTSFFTAIIGPLVLWFVKRDSLFVQKHGYMYLNFVISYFLYQAAAGFLIVFGIGIVLNVILGVLMIIFTVLAGIKALQGEVYHIPLTIRFFTPS from the coding sequence ATGAATCGTGTGTCTGACGAACGTTTAGTTGCGGGGCTTATGTATTTCACAAGCTTTTTTACCGCTATAATCGGTCCCCTTGTTTTATGGTTTGTGAAACGGGATTCACTCTTCGTGCAAAAGCATGGCTATATGTATCTCAATTTCGTGATCAGTTATTTCCTATATCAGGCTGCTGCCGGCTTTCTGATTGTTTTTGGCATTGGGATCGTATTGAATGTGATCCTGGGTGTGCTGATGATTATTTTCACGGTTTTAGCAGGGATCAAAGCATTGCAGGGCGAGGTGTATCATATTCCTCTGACGATCCGTTTCTTCACCCCATCATAA
- a CDS encoding YqaE/Pmp3 family membrane protein, translating into MLYILAIFLPPLAVLFTGRFGSFLLNILLTILGYIPGLIHAVIVVRDQRHRKEMNRYMNKNK; encoded by the coding sequence ATGTTATACATTTTGGCCATCTTTTTACCTCCCCTGGCCGTGTTGTTCACAGGGAGGTTCGGATCCTTCTTGCTAAATATTCTGCTGACGATTCTCGGCTATATTCCGGGACTTATTCACGCCGTCATCGTTGTGAGAGATCAGCGTCACAGAAAAGAAATGAACCGCTATATGAACAAAAATAAATAA
- a CDS encoding sugar O-acetyltransferase codes for MTEKELMLAGEMYDPQDPQLLKERIYARKMSRLINATTEEEGEERVRLLKELFGSTGESIWIEPSFQCDYGSNIHVGNHFFANFDCVILDVCEVRFGDHCMLAPGVHIYTATHPLNAAERNSGREFGKPVTFGDNVWIGGGAIINPGVTVGDNAVIASGAVVTKDVPANVVVGGNPARVIREID; via the coding sequence ATGACTGAAAAAGAATTAATGCTGGCCGGAGAAATGTATGACCCGCAGGACCCGCAGCTATTAAAAGAACGGATTTACGCACGAAAGATGTCACGGCTCATTAATGCCACAACCGAGGAAGAAGGCGAAGAACGCGTTCGTCTGCTGAAGGAGCTTTTCGGCTCAACCGGTGAGTCCATCTGGATCGAACCAAGCTTTCAGTGCGACTATGGCTCCAATATCCATGTCGGAAACCATTTCTTCGCAAACTTTGACTGTGTCATTTTAGATGTATGTGAGGTCCGATTCGGCGATCACTGCATGCTTGCTCCGGGCGTACATATTTACACAGCCACTCACCCGTTAAACGCAGCTGAACGTAACAGCGGCAGGGAGTTTGGAAAACCGGTAACATTTGGTGATAATGTTTGGATTGGCGGCGGTGCGATCATCAATCCCGGTGTGACAGTTGGTGACAATGCGGTCATTGCTTCAGGAGCGGTTGTGACAAAGGATGTTCCTGCAAATGTTGTTGTAGGTGGGAATCCAGCCCGTGTGATCAGGGAGATTGACTGA
- a CDS encoding ABC transporter substrate-binding protein has translation MKKFNLFLLLIGLLTLVLAACGSNSDENTSEEPAADGGGSEETSETYTVEHAMGTAEIKGTPEKVVILTNEGTEALLSMGVTPVGAVQSWTGDPWYDHISDQMEGVEVVGTESEVNVEAIAALKPDLIIGTKLRQEAVYEQLNQIAPTVMSETLKGDWKENFALYAEALNKSEEGEQVISEFDQRVEELSGALEEGGHLEKEISMVRFLAGDTRIYHKDSFSGIILDQLGFARPEEQDIDDFAEDGVTKERVGAMEGDVLFYFTYETGDGEGNATEEDWLNDPLFQNLEVVKAGNVQEVSDTIWNTAGGVLAANVMLDDIESYFLSE, from the coding sequence ATGAAAAAGTTTAACCTTTTCTTACTTCTGATTGGCTTACTGACGCTCGTGCTGGCGGCATGCGGCTCAAATTCAGATGAAAATACATCAGAGGAACCGGCTGCTGACGGCGGTGGTTCTGAGGAAACAAGTGAAACATACACAGTTGAACATGCAATGGGTACAGCTGAGATCAAAGGAACACCTGAAAAGGTCGTGATCCTGACTAACGAAGGTACGGAAGCTCTTTTATCAATGGGGGTAACACCTGTTGGAGCGGTACAATCATGGACAGGTGACCCATGGTACGATCACATCTCTGATCAAATGGAGGGAGTAGAGGTCGTAGGGACAGAAAGTGAAGTAAATGTTGAAGCGATTGCTGCTCTTAAACCGGACCTGATTATTGGTACAAAACTTCGTCAGGAAGCTGTATATGAACAGTTGAACCAGATTGCCCCAACTGTTATGTCTGAAACACTTAAGGGTGACTGGAAAGAAAACTTCGCTCTTTATGCTGAAGCTTTAAATAAGTCTGAAGAAGGCGAACAGGTGATCAGTGAGTTTGATCAGCGTGTGGAAGAATTAAGTGGAGCGCTTGAAGAAGGTGGACATCTTGAAAAAGAAATTTCAATGGTCCGTTTCCTTGCAGGGGACACCAGAATTTATCATAAGGATTCGTTCTCAGGCATTATCCTCGATCAGTTAGGGTTTGCCCGTCCTGAAGAACAGGATATCGATGATTTTGCTGAAGACGGTGTCACAAAAGAGCGTGTTGGTGCGATGGAAGGGGACGTACTATTCTATTTCACTTATGAAACAGGTGACGGAGAAGGAAACGCAACAGAGGAAGACTGGCTGAATGATCCATTATTCCAAAATCTTGAGGTTGTAAAAGCAGGAAACGTTCAGGAAGTAAGTGATACTATCTGGAATACTGCCGGAGGTGTTCTTGCAGCTAATGTGATGCTGGATGATATTGAGAGCTATTTTTTAAGTGAATAA
- a CDS encoding FecCD family ABC transporter permease, protein MKSSRLFVLLSMTGSFLLMCLLILASVRFGYQQTSFSQIIASFNAFDGSNEHLIIQSVRVPRALIAAAIGASLAVAGVLMQTLTKNPLASPSIFGINAGAGLAVVMGVTLFGVTSIQMFAVLAFIGAAVAMVSVYALGSLDQKGLSPLQLTLAGAALSALFGSVTQGLLVLNESALEQVLFWLAGSVQGRDLALLQTALPYLAAGFIIAMFFSRSFNVLAMGDDVANGLGVKTGVLKIWIGIIVVLLAGGAVAVAGPIGFIGIMIPHLARKWIGVDHRLLIPMSAFLGANLLLAADIAARYVIMPQEVPVGVMTAIIGTPIFIYIARKVGTSS, encoded by the coding sequence ATGAAATCTTCACGGCTTTTTGTCTTATTATCAATGACAGGCTCATTTTTGCTTATGTGTTTGCTTATATTGGCCAGTGTTCGATTTGGCTATCAGCAAACATCGTTCAGTCAGATTATAGCTTCATTTAATGCTTTTGATGGATCTAACGAACATTTGATCATTCAATCTGTTCGTGTTCCACGTGCACTCATCGCTGCAGCCATAGGTGCGTCTTTAGCCGTTGCTGGCGTTTTAATGCAGACGTTAACGAAAAACCCACTTGCATCACCGAGTATTTTTGGTATCAATGCAGGAGCAGGATTGGCTGTTGTAATGGGGGTAACGCTCTTTGGTGTCACTTCCATTCAAATGTTTGCAGTACTTGCATTCATTGGAGCAGCCGTTGCAATGGTTTCTGTGTATGCGCTTGGATCATTGGATCAAAAAGGATTGTCCCCTCTTCAGCTGACGCTCGCCGGCGCTGCATTATCAGCTCTTTTTGGATCAGTGACGCAAGGGCTACTCGTTTTAAATGAATCTGCTCTTGAACAGGTGCTCTTCTGGCTTGCCGGTTCGGTTCAGGGAAGAGACCTGGCGCTGCTTCAAACGGCGCTACCTTATCTTGCAGCAGGATTTATAATCGCAATGTTTTTCTCGAGGTCCTTTAATGTTCTGGCGATGGGTGATGATGTCGCTAATGGACTTGGTGTCAAAACCGGTGTGTTGAAAATCTGGATTGGGATCATCGTCGTACTTTTAGCTGGCGGTGCTGTTGCTGTAGCAGGCCCGATTGGCTTCATCGGGATTATGATTCCACATTTAGCCAGGAAGTGGATTGGTGTTGATCACCGTCTGTTAATTCCGATGTCTGCTTTTTTAGGGGCCAATCTGTTACTGGCTGCTGATATTGCCGCACGCTATGTGATCATGCCTCAGGAGGTTCCTGTTGGGGTTATGACAGCAATTATCGGGACGCCAATCTTTATTTACATTGCAAGAAAGGTGGGAACTTCATCATGA
- the yidC gene encoding membrane protein insertase YidC, producing MKKSLLIMMLALGAALLSGCAAVENETGVFYHAFVYPFEIGIHEIGTFLGGNFGMAIIVITLLIRLILMPMMLKNYRTQQVMKEKMNALKPEMDDISKRMKEAESKEDQMKIQQEMMGLYRKHGVNPLNMGCLPLLIQMPILMGMYFAISYSEEIASHSFLWFNLGSPDIAMMLAAGAVYFVQGAVSLHNLPEAQKKQMKLFTYISPIMIMVISLNAPAALPLYWTVGGLFLIIQTLIGQKYYRNHPEKAVEKETASSETAGEVK from the coding sequence ATGAAAAAATCTTTATTGATCATGATGCTGGCACTGGGAGCAGCCCTGCTGTCCGGATGTGCCGCAGTTGAAAATGAAACAGGCGTATTTTATCACGCCTTTGTGTACCCTTTTGAAATCGGCATTCACGAAATCGGAACGTTCCTCGGAGGAAACTTCGGGATGGCCATTATCGTGATCACACTGCTGATTCGTCTCATCCTGATGCCGATGATGCTGAAAAACTATCGTACCCAGCAGGTCATGAAAGAAAAAATGAATGCCCTCAAACCTGAAATGGACGATATATCAAAGCGTATGAAGGAAGCAGAGTCAAAAGAAGATCAAATGAAAATTCAGCAGGAAATGATGGGATTATACCGTAAGCACGGTGTGAACCCGCTAAACATGGGCTGTCTGCCATTGCTGATCCAGATGCCGATCCTGATGGGAATGTACTTCGCCATTTCTTATTCAGAAGAGATCGCAAGTCATTCATTTCTCTGGTTCAACCTCGGTTCACCTGACATTGCCATGATGCTTGCAGCAGGTGCCGTTTATTTCGTACAGGGTGCAGTGAGCCTTCACAATCTGCCGGAAGCACAGAAAAAGCAGATGAAGCTCTTCACTTACATCTCTCCGATTATGATTATGGTCATTTCACTGAATGCGCCGGCAGCACTGCCGTTATACTGGACAGTCGGCGGTTTGTTCCTGATTATCCAGACGCTGATTGGACAGAAATATTACCGGAACCATCCGGAAAAAGCAGTTGAAAAAGAAACAGCCTCCAGCGAAACAGCAGGCGAGGTGAAATAA
- a CDS encoding DUF2187 family protein produces MTQANVGQKIKFTRHGFDITGEVTKILERSVIVNISEEDALLLDYGTNFTVVSHENYEIIEK; encoded by the coding sequence ATGACACAGGCAAATGTAGGTCAAAAAATTAAATTTACTCGCCATGGTTTTGATATTACAGGTGAAGTAACCAAAATTCTTGAGCGATCCGTAATTGTAAATATATCAGAAGAAGATGCATTGCTATTGGATTATGGAACCAATTTCACCGTTGTGTCCCATGAAAATTATGAGATTATCGAAAAGTAA
- a CDS encoding metal-sensitive transcriptional regulator has translation MNYDKQQLNRLKRAEGQIKGIIRMMEEGKDCKDVITQLSATRTALDRTIGLIVARNLEECLRNAKEGEESADYINEAVQLLVKSR, from the coding sequence ATGAATTACGATAAACAACAGCTCAACCGCTTAAAGCGTGCTGAAGGTCAGATCAAAGGAATTATCCGTATGATGGAAGAGGGAAAAGACTGTAAGGATGTCATCACCCAGCTTTCTGCCACCAGAACCGCACTTGATCGGACCATCGGATTAATTGTTGCACGAAACCTTGAAGAATGTCTGCGAAATGCAAAAGAAGGTGAAGAATCGGCCGACTATATCAATGAGGCTGTTCAACTCCTGGTAAAATCGAGATAA
- the pulA gene encoding type I pullulanase: protein MVIIHQNEDFSPDRKPGHLHKEVTITLHYHRYDHDYDGWNLWVWLEGQKGKMVEFSGQDTYGKKAVFTMEDPAGIKRVGFIIRKSTEENDWASKRFDDRFISSFNKEGQAEVWLMQGMEKIYTQINDITVYPSILSAKMNKWHEICVRTNLAFDWEHDNIAVNLEGATIKDIRVNKDHEASDLAHQLTIVTNEKLSLSQRYRVAISHFGYCDVSYGDIVRTKPFDQRFYYNGFLGSFYTPEKTSFSFWSPSAHKATLAVYKDRNTKEPHLYKMNRGPNGTWHFDLDGDWHEARYLYRVKIGKEWFEAVDPYATAVTVNGTRGVVMDMGKTNPYHWNRTKPTLTSPTDAIIYELHIRDASIHEESGILQKGKYLGLAELGTATPDGFSTGLDYIADLGVTHVQLLPFFDYWTVDETMLDTPQYNWGYDPKHFNAPEGSYSTDPYDPALRIKELKTLIQAIHDRGMRVIMDVVYNHVYDVKRSPFHLLMPGYYFRYTRDGLSNGTGVGNDTASERAMMRRFIIDSVVYWAKEYHIDGFRFDLMGIHDVETMNEIRLALDDVDPSIIILGEGWDLQTSLSGNKKANQENAYKMPGIAHFNDSLRDDLKGSNFSDQDNGFVNGRPGYRHRMLQGISAGMKVPYDRKSFVSPGQVVNYVEAHDNHTLWDKLQLTNPGSPMIERRKMHKLATSIVLLSQGIPFLHAGQEFMRTKQGVHNSYRSPDAINQLDWFRREEFNQDIEFVKGLISLRKSARVFRMRSMEEIMQKMHIYPTDDHVIAYKLNGDEHSPYNEYIVVHNAHVHPVPFHLEKSGTWHLLVDGESASREPLSIVRSDMIEVPGLSTCVVALPFNPGL from the coding sequence ATGGTGATTATACATCAGAATGAGGATTTTTCACCGGATCGCAAGCCCGGACACCTTCATAAGGAAGTAACCATTACACTTCATTATCACCGTTATGATCATGATTATGACGGGTGGAACCTGTGGGTATGGCTGGAAGGACAAAAAGGAAAAATGGTGGAGTTTTCCGGTCAGGATACCTATGGCAAAAAAGCAGTTTTTACGATGGAAGATCCTGCAGGTATTAAACGTGTAGGCTTTATCATTCGCAAAAGCACAGAAGAAAATGACTGGGCAAGCAAACGTTTTGATGATCGATTTATCTCTTCATTTAATAAGGAAGGTCAGGCTGAAGTCTGGCTGATGCAGGGAATGGAGAAGATTTATACTCAAATAAATGATATTACTGTTTATCCAAGTATTTTAAGTGCGAAGATGAACAAGTGGCATGAAATATGCGTCCGTACAAACCTTGCTTTTGACTGGGAACACGATAATATCGCGGTTAATCTTGAAGGCGCTACAATAAAAGATATACGGGTTAATAAGGATCACGAAGCATCTGACCTGGCCCATCAGCTGACAATTGTGACAAATGAAAAACTCTCATTAAGTCAGCGTTACCGGGTTGCCATTTCGCATTTTGGCTATTGTGACGTATCCTACGGAGATATTGTACGAACAAAACCCTTTGATCAGCGTTTTTATTACAATGGCTTTCTGGGTTCTTTTTACACACCAGAAAAAACTTCTTTTTCATTCTGGTCCCCTTCCGCTCATAAAGCAACGCTTGCCGTATACAAAGACCGCAACACAAAAGAACCACATCTTTATAAGATGAATCGGGGTCCGAATGGAACCTGGCATTTCGATCTTGATGGAGACTGGCATGAAGCGCGTTATTTGTACAGGGTAAAAATCGGGAAGGAATGGTTTGAGGCTGTTGATCCGTATGCTACAGCTGTGACAGTGAATGGCACACGCGGCGTGGTCATGGATATGGGCAAAACCAATCCTTATCACTGGAATCGCACGAAACCAACATTAACATCGCCTACAGATGCTATCATTTATGAACTTCATATTCGCGACGCTTCGATCCACGAAGAAAGTGGGATTTTACAAAAAGGAAAATATCTTGGCCTTGCAGAGCTCGGAACCGCTACACCCGACGGTTTTTCCACAGGGCTTGATTATATTGCAGACCTTGGAGTTACTCATGTGCAGCTGCTCCCATTTTTCGATTACTGGACTGTAGACGAAACGATGCTCGATACTCCTCAGTACAATTGGGGATATGATCCAAAGCATTTCAATGCACCCGAAGGATCGTATTCGACAGACCCGTATGATCCGGCGCTTCGTATAAAAGAATTAAAAACACTTATTCAGGCCATTCATGACCGTGGAATGAGGGTGATTATGGATGTTGTTTATAATCATGTGTATGACGTTAAGCGTTCACCATTCCACCTCCTGATGCCGGGTTATTACTTCCGCTATACACGGGATGGTCTATCCAACGGAACAGGTGTCGGGAACGATACAGCATCGGAACGGGCAATGATGAGACGTTTTATCATTGATTCAGTCGTCTATTGGGCCAAAGAGTATCATATCGACGGATTCCGATTTGACCTGATGGGGATACATGATGTGGAAACGATGAATGAAATCAGACTGGCTCTCGATGATGTAGACCCTTCCATCATCATTTTAGGTGAAGGTTGGGATCTTCAGACCTCTCTTTCCGGAAATAAAAAAGCAAACCAGGAAAATGCTTATAAAATGCCCGGTATCGCTCATTTCAATGACTCTCTTCGGGATGATTTGAAAGGAAGCAATTTCTCAGATCAGGATAACGGGTTTGTTAATGGCAGACCCGGATATCGTCATAGAATGCTGCAGGGAATATCAGCAGGCATGAAGGTTCCTTATGACCGGAAGTCTTTTGTATCGCCGGGGCAGGTTGTGAATTACGTGGAAGCACACGATAATCATACGCTCTGGGATAAACTGCAGCTGACCAATCCGGGCTCACCAATGATTGAACGAAGAAAAATGCACAAGCTTGCTACTTCTATTGTTCTACTGTCGCAGGGAATTCCGTTTTTACATGCAGGTCAGGAGTTTATGAGAACTAAACAAGGCGTTCATAACAGCTATCGTTCCCCTGATGCCATTAACCAGCTGGACTGGTTCAGGCGCGAAGAGTTTAATCAGGACATTGAGTTTGTGAAAGGGCTGATTTCCCTGCGAAAGTCAGCCCGGGTATTCAGGATGAGGTCTATGGAGGAAATCATGCAGAAGATGCACATTTATCCGACAGATGACCATGTAATTGCCTACAAACTTAACGGTGATGAGCATTCTCCATATAATGAATATATCGTGGTTCATAATGCACATGTGCATCCGGTTCCTTTTCACCTCGAGAAAAGTGGAACCTGGCATCTGCTTGTCGATGGCGAAAGTGCCAGCAGGGAGCCGCTCAGTATCGTCCGGTCAGACATGATTGAAGTGCCCGGTTTATCAACTTGCGTGGTTGCTTTACCGTTTAACCCAGGGTTATAG
- a CDS encoding DUF368 domain-containing protein, which translates to MFDWRNIFRGLAMGTSDVIPGVSGGTIAVLLGIYDQFINAVSGITTREWKKHLPFLLTLGAGMATAILLLSHLIEWLLANYPQPTNFFFLGLIGGILPYLLRESNAKENFKGKHLLLLFIGAVIVASMAFINPSEEGVITSVTVSTALLLFLSGILASSAMLLPGISGSFILLVIGVYETAISAITNLNFVIIALVGAGVAFGFIFSSKAIRYLMNRFPIMMYAFIIGLVFGSLFVVYPGLTFEPLNVILSLVAAVAGFYTAVTLGKKG; encoded by the coding sequence ATGTTTGACTGGAGAAATATATTTCGCGGACTTGCGATGGGAACGAGCGATGTCATCCCTGGTGTAAGTGGCGGAACAATCGCTGTCCTGCTTGGGATTTACGATCAATTTATTAATGCTGTCAGTGGCATCACGACACGTGAATGGAAGAAGCATCTTCCGTTTTTATTAACACTTGGTGCAGGAATGGCTACTGCTATTTTGTTACTGAGTCACTTAATCGAGTGGCTTCTGGCGAACTATCCGCAGCCGACCAACTTCTTCTTCCTTGGATTGATTGGCGGTATATTACCTTACTTGTTAAGGGAATCAAATGCAAAAGAAAACTTTAAAGGTAAGCACCTTCTTCTATTATTTATCGGGGCAGTTATCGTTGCGAGTATGGCGTTTATTAACCCTTCAGAGGAGGGTGTGATTACGTCTGTTACGGTTTCGACGGCACTGCTGCTGTTTCTATCCGGTATACTGGCTAGTTCGGCTATGCTGTTACCTGGAATCAGCGGGTCATTCATTCTTCTCGTTATCGGGGTGTATGAAACAGCCATTTCAGCGATCACGAACCTTAACTTTGTCATCATTGCACTTGTAGGAGCAGGTGTGGCTTTTGGTTTTATCTTCAGCAGTAAAGCGATTCGCTACCTAATGAATCGCTTTCCAATCATGATGTATGCGTTCATTATCGGACTTGTTTTCGGTTCACTGTTTGTCGTGTATCCAGGTCTTACTTTTGAGCCGCTTAATGTCATCTTAAGTCTCGTTGCCGCTGTGGCAGGATTCTATACGGCGGTTACACTTGGCAAAAAAGGATAA
- a CDS encoding GNAT family N-acetyltransferase has product MNWELKRFDELNTRELYNILQARNAIFVVEQECAYHEIDGHDPDCWHLSLKIDGELAAYSRLLERGVKYDIASIGRIIVPEKFRGNGLARLLVQRSIDIMVNDWKEKEIKLQAQTYLRDFYESFGFEATSEEYLDDGIPHVDMVMTIKETSDAK; this is encoded by the coding sequence ATGAACTGGGAATTGAAGCGGTTTGACGAATTAAATACAAGGGAGCTGTACAACATTCTTCAGGCCAGAAATGCGATTTTCGTGGTGGAGCAGGAGTGTGCGTATCACGAAATCGATGGGCATGATCCTGATTGCTGGCACCTGTCGTTGAAAATAGATGGGGAGCTGGCCGCATATTCAAGGTTATTGGAAAGAGGAGTGAAATATGATATCGCGTCTATAGGGCGGATTATTGTGCCGGAGAAATTCCGTGGTAATGGTTTGGCAAGGCTATTAGTTCAGCGGTCCATAGATATTATGGTAAATGATTGGAAAGAAAAAGAAATTAAGCTGCAGGCTCAAACGTACTTGAGAGACTTTTATGAATCATTTGGTTTTGAAGCGACTTCTGAAGAATATCTTGATGATGGTATTCCGCATGTAGATATGGTTATGACGATTAAGGAAACGAGTGACGCAAAATGA
- a CDS encoding pyridoxamine 5'-phosphate oxidase family protein gives MNQKELKDHIMSVIENNKVGTLATVKNNRPHSRYMTFYNEGLVLHTPTSSDTHKADEVDENPFVHILLGYDGEGYADSYVEIEGTAVIRDSEEIRHKLWNDRFSNWFEGPDDPTYIVLEIEPTSIRLMNSGEEPQTLELDQ, from the coding sequence ATGAATCAGAAGGAATTGAAAGATCACATTATGAGTGTTATTGAAAATAATAAGGTAGGAACGCTTGCTACTGTAAAAAATAACCGTCCGCATTCCCGTTATATGACATTTTACAATGAAGGTTTGGTGTTGCATACACCGACAAGCAGTGATACCCATAAGGCAGATGAGGTTGATGAGAACCCTTTTGTACATATTCTATTGGGGTATGATGGGGAAGGCTACGCTGATTCTTATGTAGAGATAGAAGGTACGGCTGTTATAAGGGATTCAGAGGAGATCCGTCATAAGCTTTGGAATGATCGTTTTTCAAACTGGTTTGAAGGTCCGGATGATCCAACTTATATTGTGCTTGAAATTGAACCAACGTCTATCCGTCTGATGAATTCCGGAGAAGAACCGCAAACGCTTGAACTGGATCAGTAA
- a CDS encoding FMN-dependent NADH-azoreductase: MKVLYINANPRNKKSVSEEIADTFIEELKQAQGDVEVDYAHLYEMKLQEIDEDVLASWGKHRSGEPFTETEKEKVKAMDDVLDQFLSADLYVFVTPFWNLLFPPRLKTYIDSLCIPGKTFRYTAEGQEGLVEGKRAVHIEAVGGVYKGTGLNFSEDYLREIMRFLGIKEYDSVICEGMSQYPDMADKILEESKAEAKELANKLARME, from the coding sequence ATGAAGGTTTTATACATTAATGCAAACCCGCGCAATAAAAAATCTGTCAGCGAAGAAATTGCAGATACTTTTATCGAAGAGTTGAAACAGGCACAGGGGGATGTTGAAGTAGATTATGCACATCTGTATGAAATGAAGCTTCAGGAAATCGATGAAGATGTGCTGGCATCATGGGGTAAACATCGTTCAGGGGAGCCGTTTACTGAAACAGAAAAAGAAAAGGTCAAGGCGATGGATGATGTGCTTGATCAATTTTTGTCAGCAGATCTGTATGTTTTCGTGACACCATTTTGGAATCTGCTCTTCCCTCCGCGCCTTAAAACGTATATCGATTCGCTTTGTATACCGGGCAAAACGTTCCGCTACACTGCTGAAGGCCAGGAAGGACTTGTCGAAGGTAAAAGAGCCGTCCATATTGAAGCGGTTGGCGGCGTCTATAAGGGAACCGGACTTAATTTTTCAGAGGACTACCTCCGTGAAATTATGCGATTCCTTGGCATTAAGGAATATGACTCTGTTATTTGCGAAGGGATGAGCCAGTACCCTGACATGGCAGATAAGATTCTTGAAGAATCAAAGGCTGAAGCGAAGGAGCTTGCGAATAAGCTCGCAAGAATGGAATAA
- a CDS encoding DUF2164 domain-containing protein has product MKDPFAFTADDKKIMVQKIQGYFLDEYDEDIGQLRATLLLDFMLKEIGPAIYNQGVNDSHRFFAEKLEDLFEIQK; this is encoded by the coding sequence ATGAAAGATCCATTTGCTTTTACAGCCGATGATAAAAAAATCATGGTTCAAAAAATACAGGGTTACTTTCTCGATGAATATGATGAAGATATCGGACAGTTGCGCGCCACTCTATTACTGGATTTTATGCTGAAGGAGATTGGACCAGCTATTTATAATCAGGGTGTCAATGATTCACACCGCTTTTTTGCAGAAAAACTGGAGGATCTGTTCGAAATTCAAAAATAA